The genomic window GCCACTCCTATCTCATTCCTGGTGTTTAATTGCaatctgctttcactcttgttcATACATGGTTTATGTTTTCTGGGTTTATTCATAGATTCAGGTGTTCCTTTAGCTCTCTCCTTTATGGTATTTACTTCTTACTCTTCTGTGGCTATCATTGCATTCGGACACTTTCCCGCTGATCCAGAAGTACAACtggtttttcccttgtgatttagcTGCCTGTCTTTCGTCAGTGGTCTCCGACCCTGGATATCCTCTGGGTAAAGCCTCCCAAAAGGGGAGGCGTGCTGGATTACCTTTTGCCATTTGCTTGCTTTGGGCCTTGACTCCACACTAAAAACTTCCagcttttgtttagtctccagagccatcgcatagttatttttttagtattttatccagACTTCGTAGCTGTTATTTGTGAAAGGTTTGGTTTGTTAGAAGCTTAGTATTTTGTACCAGAAGtatatgaagtgaaagaaaaaaaaaccaaacctcttttttttttttttccaaattgaggaagatcagccctgagctaacatctgctgccaatcctcctctttgtgctgaggaagactggccctgagctaacatctgtgcccatcttcctccactttatatgtgggacacctaccacagcatggcttttgccaagcggtgccatatttgcacccatgatccaaactggcaaaccctgggccgccaaagcagaacgtgcacagttaactgctgcaccaccgggccagcccccaaacctctttaaaaatagttctaaattttGTTGTCAAGGCATTATATGCTCGTTGTAGGAAATTGAGaggaattaataaattctaatgaatctgaaaaaaaattacccatatccactttaatattttgattttttgggggggtattACACAACTGAATGTgctatgcataatattttaaaatctgcttttggttaaaatcatgtgagaagtgtttttctttgtcattagatattcttggtagatatttttatggcAGTATAATACTTCGTATGCATGCATATGTTGGTTtatatgaccattttttaatgcttgttacgttggttgttcagttttttacttttatatatgaccCTGTGGTGGACATCTTTTTGTATACATCATTGCaaccttttcatattattttcttaggacagGCCCCTAGAAGTAGACATACTGGGTTTCAAAGTGAATGATGAGGTTTTAAAGTTGTTCTTAGATACAactgaattgcttttcagaaagtctGACCCATTTGACACTTGTGAGTGCTGTCCAGCTTACTGCACCTTCTAACCATTAGCATtagatttttggtattttctcatttaatggatggaaactctcataatctgcttttggcagtttttgatgaactattttggccaaacttctttatctaatttttaaaaatttacatctctctgttttaaaatgatccattcatgttctatgcctattaaatgtatgtttcagtctattgtttaaataactgcttttaaaactattttaatggtaGATGAGACAGAACCTAATTTTGTACCTGTAATACTATtaactatgaaaacagttttttagtatatcatttctttttgactatctctttgaatatcttcatgtttgcgtctccccttccttagattgactccttcggctttccgttttcctcttggggaggggtgggacttccggtttcatctccggaagacgacgagccggaggagtccgtcagaggggccagcaggagcgattccGTCGGCAAACGGGGAAGTTATTTTCTGGCCGGGcctggggggaggtttggaggcggggaccgtccagcgtctgcgcggggcctgggggcggtggcttgagggctcgggccgggcagctgggcgccgggagtcccgccagggccctaggctcttcctcctccctcctccccccgcctccgcccctcccccgctcgccggtccctcccggcgccgccccgactcgcccgacacccgcccgccgcctgcgctgcgtcgcagccgccctgcccccgccgtcacctgctcgctccgcgagccgggctcccggggacccggcgggcctccgtttccccgcgggcccgggctgtCGGCTCGGGAGCGGctccccgggcgccccacgcagccctgcacgcagtcggggcgcttccgaccgcctggcttctccgactggaacgcgggcgcccaggcggggagctgcccggtgtgggtttccagtccgggcggtggtgtccgtggctgcccgcccactccctgttttccccagcgcaccgatgcgctgctgccacccgcgcctccttcggttgaggatgctggtgcccgagagcaccacgcctggaagtggacggtcctggccactcagggtccagctgctctcagcaactagcgggagaccccaggctgccgcacgtcgctgttggcagcagcgggatcgtccctggagatacccacctcttcctagtgggcgagcacggcctgagtgtgcgtgcccgctttctggagcttagtcggggggaggtgggtgccaggagctgctgacccctgcgcttgcgttgagttttgaatagcctgtttattgggttggggggttctggactaggacatcttggcagggttggcatctgtggacacatatgtaggattattttctaggtaatcatagcccgaatggtgattgtgtcgggactttacagtccgtgccggtggaactagttacagtacgcacctggtttgcggtgaagcgttagtccagatgcaacactgcctggggaaggtcactaacacgtattgattagaacatcgttaggagagctcatttgatgtatactctgtagacttcatgtagCACGGCAGCCGTGTAGGGTCGGAAATACTAGTCCCTTTTcacaaactgagactaaagttaaacagtttgaccaaagttaaggtcaggattagcgtctcaagtgtttgttactcattgtttttcaagtttgctacatgtaaggttactgactcctgctggcacgtctgaaaaacactgaggcaaggctctctagtagctggtgtcttcttgcgtgacatgtaaggcaggtgtgattattactgataatacactggctcctggtgccttttttaaaaaacctgtgtattttggaataatctcagatttgcagaaaagctgtgagatagcacagagagttcctcttgtattcagcaaagcagagtggctccacttgagcaaactgcttcatgccagtcaccattctaggtgctggagagagtaacacgctgccctagatgattccaaggtctggtggaagagacagatccataagcaagtatagtgccttttgctcagtgctgaaatggagaaaggggagcacagagtgATTTATGTCTGACTGCCCGGGAAGGAGTGGCGcgagcttgcaggatacagcatttgagttaggtctcaaggattagtgggtattcacttgattgatgggacatttctgcccacattcgtgctacctaggtttgtgttcgaagagaactctctaacctttataaaacggactcttcttatttgattctcctctctccctctttctcacatctcctctgagaggtttttgtcatagtttccacaggctgtgagaagaatcgcggtttataaatccatgactaggagatgaaattaagctgtgtttcttagtaatggaagcatctagatctgtacgttttaaaattctttctctttcatagttgctgagtacttcagtggtctgatcacacacgttctttatgcgaggttggagcacagttcttctgaactatgcccacagcagaggggtattttgagtgagtgtgttggtcgttgtgggctgctctaggaaaacaccataaccccaggtggctgaaacaacagtcatttacttctcccagttctggaggttaagtccaagatcaaggtgctgattcctggtgagggctcttccttgcttacagacagccaccttcttgctgtgtcttcacatggcagagatggagagagaactctggtctctcttcgtcttcttctaaagacgctgatcccgtcttggagaccctaccgttctgacctcatctaaacctaagtacctctcagagacctcatttccaaataccatcacattggtgattagggcttcggcatcaaaattgtgtgtgtgtgtgggggggggggtgcacaattcagtctgtagtaggtgggtttcttggaatttttgttattatgaggaattgctccaaaatagacttgatagagaactaaataggaaactgtaaaattagcatttatatggcttttgctacagcaaagtagtaaacagaattttatttaaaatcagaagaaattattgtagctatgttaactctgattcagaggctggtggatgccaagaagaaattttaattgtttcatttggatgaaagagagaaatacgtggtgaaatactgcagtggtgttttcacttttaggccttatacaaatgaatgctttcatggttatcaaattagggtgtaaggactgtggtagtgagctattgcagttccctcactgatcaggaggctgagccccacagaagctgagcggctaatgcattgtagaggtgttagtggcagagcaaggattggaatcaggcctccagattcacggggccagtctttctgctgttccatcagtggttctcaaactgatggtgcatcagagtcagctgggggggcttgtgaaaacgcagatgctgggctgggtctctgaatcagcaggtctggactgggactgagaatttgcatttctgacaagttcctgggtgatgttaaagctgctgactctgagggcacactttgagaaccccggccttctgtgatgttgcctttgacctcttctaagaggatagtaagtaaacgtctgtgggtttataccagcttgacccttccttgacgttcagagaatcaagttctttaattttgtgttgtgtactgtaatgcaccaacaacataatgattagatggaaaaaaagtactagaaatggagtatgttttagagtcattttggcatcttcagggataatttttggagataattgtagaggtcagaaccgcttatgctgaaggggatgcacttgagctcctagcagcaatcacactaaaaagggtgccggtattgattgctagattgtatgggagtgaaaagttccttccagttttgttactctatgtttttctttgtcattttgtgtactgaaatgttcttaatgtatcaaaatcttatcaggccccagcacagttccatgcccatagtagatgttaaataaatataagttgaattgaattaaaaaagattaatagggaaaatgaggtagattatttatctggagagacttcagtgccctaggaaagttagtcggctctctagattatcccaatcacaggtttttagtgaatacttacagattattctggtttacgccttatttgcaattactgggttttttttagcacaattattggaggaggtagcatagttttttttttcctttttctccccaaagccccccaggacatagttgtagattcttcgttgtaggtccttctagttgtggcatgtgggacaccacctcagcgtggtttggtgagcagtgccatgtccacgcccaggattcgaagcaacgaaacactgggccacctgcagtggagcgcacgaacttaaccgctcagccacagggccagccccgaggaggtagcatatttttatgtaagagttattgagtgatcccccatatctctttatcattcatgTGAACttacttttgcaaacattttactttgaaataattttagaagtagaaaaaaatagcaaaattagcCCAGAGAATTCCTATATACCTTAGAACCAGCGTCCCTTTGTTAGCctcttatgtaaccatagtgcggt from Equus caballus isolate H_3958 breed thoroughbred unplaced genomic scaffold, TB-T2T haplotype2-0000700, whole genome shotgun sequence includes these protein-coding regions:
- the LOC138922298 gene encoding proline-rich protein HaeIII subfamily 1-like — its product is MFIHSVFYCELQKNARLTPSAFRFPLGEGWDFRFHLRKTTSRRSPSEGPAGAIPSANGEVIFWPGLGGGLEAGTVQRLRGAWGRWLEGSGRAAGRRESRQGPRLFLLPPPPASAPPPLAGPSRRRPDSPDTRPPPALRRSRPAPAVTCSLREPGSRGPGGPPFPRGPGLSARERLPGRPTQPCTQSGRFRPPGFSDWNAGAQAGSCPVWVSSPGGGVRGCPPTPCFPQRTDALLPPAPPSVEDAGAREHHAWKWTVLATQGPAALSN